Part of the Haemophilus influenzae genome is shown below.
TATTGACGACAATGGTTGCGAAGTTCATCACGAGTTAAACTATCGTCTTTTTTCACGACAAAGATTTTTATTGTTTCGCCAGAAACTGCGTGAGGAACACCAATTGCCACAGCCTCCGCCACTTTGTAATTCAGCATAACGACATCTTCAATTTCATTTGGATAGACATTAAAGCCAGAAACCAAAATCATATCTTTTTTACGATCCACAATGCGTAAACTATATGATTCATCCATAATGACAATATCGCCTGTTGCCATCCAACCGTCTTTTAATACTTCACTGGTTGCTTCTGGTCGTTGCCAATAACCTCGCATTACTTGATCGCCTTTCACCCATAATTCGCCAGCTTCGCCAATTTTTGCATCTGAACCGTCATCTTTAATGATTTTTATATCAGTATTTGGCACTGGCACGCCAATAGTACCATTATGTTTCACAACATTAATTGGACAAGCGGCGATTAATGGCGAACACTCCGTCATTCCATACCCCTCAATGATGTTACAGCCCGTTAATTCGTGCCAACGTGTTGCTACAGACTGTTGAATAGCCATACCGCCACCCACAGAAAGTTTCAACGCAGAAAAATCAACTTCTTTGAAATTTTCATTATTTAACAAAGCATTAAATAAGGTATTTACACCAGTAATCGCTTCAAAACGGTATTTTTTCAACTCTTTCACAAATCCTTCAATATCTCTCGGATTAGTAATTAAGATCGCCGTGACGCCTAATTCCAAAAATAATAAGCAGTTTACCGTTAAGGCAAATACGTGATAAAGAGGCAAGGCTAAAATAGCTGAACGAGTGCGAGAATGATCGCCAATAAAAGGCTCTGCAATCCATTTTGCTTGGAAGACATTGGTTATAATATTTCCGTGTGTCAGCATTGCACCTTTCGCTACACCTGTTGTGCCGCCTGTGTATTGTAAAAAGGCTAAATCCTCACGCGATATTTCTGGACGAACATATTGGCGATATTTACCAATACTCAATACTTCACGGAACGTCACTGCGTGCGGTAATTTGTATTTCGGCACGAGTTTTTTCACATATTTCACAACAAAATTGACTAAAGTACGTTTACCAAATGAAAGTTGATCGCCCATTCGGGTAAGAATAACGTGTTTGACATTGGTATTGAAAACAACTTTTTCCAAAGTAGAAGCAAAATTTGATACCACGACAATCGCTACCGCACCACTATCTTGCAACTGATGTTCTAATTCTCTCGGTGTGTAAAGAGGATTCATATTTACTGCAATTAAGCCAGCACGCAAAATGCCAAAAAGTGCGATGGGATATTGCAATAAATTTGGCATCATCAATGCCACGCGATCGCCACGCTGAAGTTTAAATTCATTTTGCAAATACGCGGCAAATGCACGACTGCGTTCTTCTAATTTACGGAAAGTAAGTACTTGCCCCATATTAATGTAAGCAGGGCGATCTGGATGTTCGCGCACAGCTTTGTCGAACATATCCAAAATAGATTCATATTTTGAGGTATCCAGAAATTTTTCAGAACCTTCTGGATAATTTTGAAACCAAATTTTTTCCATTTTTTATCCTAATTTGTTGGAAAATCTTTAAGATTTTATTATTTAATTCAAATAATAGCGAATTTCAGGCTGAACATACCAAGGGCGATGTCGCCATCTAAAAAATCCCCAATCATCGTCTTCATCCCAATCATCTGTTGGATAATTATAAGTGGTGCTGAGTGTCCAAATTCGATATTTATCAGCTTGAACAACAGGATAAGTATAATCAGCTTGTTCTATCTTGCCTTTCTCTGTTCCAACTAATTGCCCACCTACAGTAATATAGCGTTCTTTTAAATTTTCAGGCTCAACAAAACCGTTGAAATAGACGACAAAGCGACCATCGGATTGAAATTCAACAAATGGTTTACCTGAAATTGATGATACGGGTAAACTTAACACTTCAATTTTTGTTTGATTTGCTAAAACGGTAGTATTGACAATTTTTCCTCCAAGTCGAACCGTTTTACAATGGCAGGTTAAATCCTGCGGAGAAATCTCGCGATAGGAATTAATTGAGAATCGCTCTTTTTCTAACCCTTTTGGTGGTGCAATACAGCCCGTTAATCCGAAACAAAGTGCGGTAAAAAATAAGGTTATTTTTCTTTTCATTTTCTATCCTCCATTTATTTAAACTTATTCACGTCCTGGTAATTTTTTCCAAGTAACCTCGTTTCGCAAATAAATCGGTTCTATTTCTAAAGCTGAAATTGTGTGTTTTTGCAAGTATTCTACTCGCGCAAGTTCTAACATATATAAGGCATTAGGTAATTCTATATCTGAGCCAGTTAGATTTTTTTCAGTAAATTGAGAATACGCAGCCCAGCCTGTCCCGACTCTAAATGCGTTATCATTTTGAAGCTGACTAATCGCTTTTTCTGGGGAACAAACTTGTTCGCTAATGATTTCTCGCCATTGAAAAAACTCTGCGAAATCTGACCGCACTTTTTCTCTCACTAATTGAGAAAAATAAACTTCATTCATTCTGGCATCAATTGCGGCAACAACATTTTCTGCTTGATGTAATTCAAATGCCGCCTGTGCCATTGCGGTTAAATTTGAAATAGGAATGACAGGCAAATCCGCACCAAACGCTAAACCTTGTGCAATCCCCGCACCAACACGAACACCAGTAAAACTACCAGGCCCACGCCCAAAAGCTAAAGCATCAACTTGATTTAAACCTAAACCCGAATTTGCCAAAATTTCATCGATCATAGGTAAAATTCGTTTAGTGTGTGTGCGTTGTGCTAGTTCATTAATATGTGTTTTCTCACCACGATACAATAAAGCGACTGAACAGGCTTCAGTAGAGGTGTCCAACGCCAATAAAGTTAAATTTTGCATTATTATTCTCGTTTACTTATTTTGTAAGAATTGTATCACTTTGTTGAGATCACGGGTACGACTTGAGTTAGGTAAACTTTTCAAAAAAGTTTCGCCATAATTGCGCATTACTAATCGATTATCACAAATAATCACAACGCCACGATCTGTAACATCACGAATTAAACGTCCAACGCCTTGTTTCAAGGTAATTACCGCTTCAGGAATTTGAATATCATTGAATGGATCGCCACCTTGTAAACGACAATCCTCAATGCGAGCTTTCAACAAAGGCTCATCTGGTGCAGTAAAGGGAAGTTTATCAATAATGACTAAAGAAAGTGCATCGCCGCGTACATCTACACCTTCCCAAAAGCTAGAAGTTGCCACCAAAACGCTATGCGTTTCTTTTATAAATTGTTCGAGTAATTTGACTTTTGAGGTTTCGCCTTGTAATAAAATCGAAAGATGACTTGTTTCACGGAAATATTCAGCTAAACCACGCATCATTGAATAGGAAGTGCAAAGAACAAAACAACGCCCTTTGTTTGCTTCAATCACGGGTAATAACATTTCGCCTAGTGAATTTAATGTATTCACTTGATTGGTATTCGGCAAATATCGAGGCACACAAAGCAAAGATTGTTCAGGATAATTAAAGGGACTATATAAAATTTTTTGTGTCGCATTTTCAATGCCTAAACGTTGGCAGAAATGATTAAAAGTTCCCCCCACTTCTAATGTCGCAGATGTGAATATCCAAGCGGCTTCTTTCGCTTCGAGCTGAGCACCAAATTTATCGGCCACTGTCAATGGCGTAATATGTAAACCAAACTGGCGACCATTTCCTTCATACCAATAACAATAACCCACAATATTTGTTTCTGATAAACGTTTGAGTTGGATTTTAATGGACTCAACACGCTCAAAAATACTGTCTAAAGTTTGGGAACGACCAAGTGCTAATTTAATTACTTCAGATAAAAAATCTATTTTCTCTTGTAATAATTCAAAGGATTTTTTCACCGCACTTTGCCTGTAAAGCTCACGCCAATTTCCTCGAACATTACTCCCATTACCCAGTAATAAACGAAAATCTTGTACCACTTTCAGTAAGGTATCAGATGTTGTGCCAAGCTGCTGCATATCTTTAAGTTCTGTGCGATAGACAATATTAATATCCTTGCATAAATCAAAAAGCTGGCGTGATGTTAAAGATTGACCAAAATATTGACTGGCAATATCGGGTAACTGATGAGCTTCGTCAAAAATAATCACTTCTGCATTTGGAATGAGTTCGCCAAAACCACTTTCTTTCACAGCCATATCAGCAAAAAATAAATGATGATTAATTACAACCAAATCAGCACTTAATGCTTTTTTACGCGCACTTGCTACATAACATTCTGAATAATTAGGGCAATCGGTGCCTAAACAACTTTCAGCTGTACTCGTCAGTTGAGGAATAATTGGGCTATCTTCTGCAAGCTCGATACATTCTGTGAAATCGCCTGTTTTAGTACTATTATTCCATTTTCGTACTTTACTTAATTCAGCTAAAACAGACTTATCTCCAAGCACACCTTGAGCAATCACTTGATCTAAACGCTCTAAACAAAGATAGTTTGCCCGACCTTTTAGCAACGCAATTTTTCCCGTGAAATTAAGGGCTTTTTTAATAGCAGGAAGATCTCGATTAAAAAGCTGATCTTGAAGATTTTTAGATCCTGTAGAAATAATGGTTTTTTTACCAAAAACTAAAGCAGGTGCGAGATATGCAAAGGTTTTTCCTGTACCCGTTCCAGCTTCAATGACAAGGGAAGATTTATTTTGAATTGCTTTACCTACAGCATATGCCATTTCAAGTTGTTCAGCTCGAGGACGAAAACCTTTGATATTTTGGCTTAATTCGCCATTTAGTGAGAAAATATTGGCAATTTGATTTTCGTAATCCATCTAGTAAAACATATTTTTAAAGTAAATAACCGCGAAGATTGTCGCATAGAAACGCTAAATATCAAGAATAAAAATACTGGTGGCTTAAGATTACATAGAGGCTATTTTTAAAGAACGGTTATGTTTTGAATAGATTTTGCTCAATGAGAAAGGTTAAAAATGATTTGTCATTACCTTATCTTTTGCTAGTCAGGCTAAAAGTGCGGTAAAAATTTTAGATGTTTTAAAATGAATAAAATCTTATTGAGTTTTTTCATAGATAGCTTGCTTATCCCAAAAACTGGTTCTAGAATACAGGGTTTATTGCGACCAATTGGGTGAGAATATGTTGGATAATTGCTTTTCTTTTCCTGTTCGTGTGTATTATGAAGATACTGATGCAGGTGGCGTAGTGTATCACGCTCGCTATTTGCATTTTTTTGAACGAGCAAGAACAGAATATTTGCGTACATTAAATTTTACGCAACAAACCTTACTAGAGGAACAACAACTCGCATTTGTTGTCAAAACGCTCGCCATTGATTATTGCGTGGCAGCAAAATTGGATGATTTACTTATGGTGGAAACAGAGGTTTCAGAAGTAAAAGGGGCTACAATCCTTTTTGAACAGAGACTGATGCGCGACACCCTGATGTTATCAAAGGCTACTGTTAAAGTAGCCTGTGTTGATCTAGGCAAGATGAAACCTGTGGCGTTTCCCAAAGAAGTTAAAGCGGCGTTTCATCACTTAAAATAATTTTTCGGAGTATGCAATGACTGCAGAATTGAATTTTTTAGATCTTTTTCTAAAAGCAAGTATTGTTGTGCAACTGGTAATTGTGATTTTGATTTCTTTCTCAATCATATCTTGGGCAATTATTATTCAACGTAGCCGTATTTTAACGAATGCCTTAAAAGAAGCACGTACGTTTGAAGATCGTTTCTGGTCAGGAGAAGATTTAAATAAACTTTATGAAGGGCTATCTAATCGTCGCGATGGATTGACGGGCAGCGAACAAATTTTTTGCGTGGGATTTAAAGAATTTTCACGTTTAAAACAAGTAAATCCAGACGCACCTGAAGCGATTATTAAAGGCACAATGCGTGCGATGAATCTTGCGATGAACCGTGAGATTGAAAGTTTGGAAAACCGAGTTCCATTTTTAGCCACAGTGGCATCTGTTAGCCCTTATATTGGTTTATTCGGCACTGTTTGGGGTATCATGCACGCTTTTATGGCATTAAGTGGTGCAAAACAAGCAACGTTACAGATGGTAGCACCAGGTATCGCCGAAGCGTTGATTGCCACCGCAATTGGTTTATTTGCCGCAATTCCTGCAGTAATGGCTTATAACCGTTTAAGCTTACGAGTGAATGCCATTGAACAAGATTACGGTAATTTTATTGATGAATTTACGACGATTTTACACCGTCAAGCCTTTGGTAAAGCCCCTCACTAAAAATAGGGAAAATTGACCGCACTTTGAAGAAAAAGTGCGGTAAAAATAAGTTAAAATTTTAGAGGAATATATGGCTCGTCGTCAGCGTAAAGCAATTAAATCTGAAATTAATATTGTGCCTTTTTTAGATGTGCTTTTAGTTTTAGTGTTAATTTTTATGGCAACCGCCCCTATTATTAGTCAAAGCGTTCAAGTTGAATTGCCTGATTCTGTGCAAAGCCAAGAGGTTTCTAATGAAGATAAAGTCCCCGTCATTCTTGAAGTGGCAGGTATTGGAAAATATGCGATTTCTATTGGCGGAGAACGTCAAGAAGGTTTAACAGAAGAAATGGTTACTCAATTATCTAGACAGGAATTTGATAAGGATAATAATACGCTATTTTTAGTAGGCGGAGCTAAAGAAGTGCCTTATGAAGAAGTGATTAAGGCATTGAATTTACTTCATCTTGCAGGCATTAAATCTGTAGGTTTAATGACAAATCCCATTTAGCTAAGTAGGTAACACGTGCAAAATAATCGACAAAAGAAAGGAATCAATGCTTTTGCTATTTCTATCCTTTTGCACTTTATCTTGTTTGGCTTATTGATTTTAAGTTCACTTTATCACACTGTTGAAATTATGGGTGGAGGAGAAGGTGAAGGAGATGTAATAGGGGCAGTGATTGTTGATACTGGTACGGCTGCTCAGGAATGGGGGCGTATTCAACAACAAAAAAAAGGGCAAGCGGATAAACAAAAACGCCCAGAACCTGTTGTGGAAGAAAAACCACCTGAGCCTAATCAAGAAGAGATTAAGCATCAACAAGAAGTTCAACGACAAGAAGAGTTAAAACGTCAGCAAGAACAGCAACGTCAGCAAGAAATCAAAAAACAACAAGAGCAAGCTCGTCAAGAAGCGTTGGAAAAACAGAAGCAAGCTGAAGAGGCTAAGGCTAAACAAGCGGCTGAAGCTGCAAAATTAAAAGCAGATGCAGAGGCTAAACGTTTAGCTGCTGCGGCAAAACAAGCTGAAGAAGAGGCTAAAGCGAAAGCAGCAGAAATTGCTGCTCAAAAAGCAAAACAAGAGGCGGAAGCTAAGGCGAAACTAGAAGCGGAAGCTAAGGCAAAAGCCGCTGCTGAAGCTAAAGCAAAGGCTGAAGCGGAGGCAAAAGCGAAAGCTGATGCAGAAGCTAAGGCTAAAGTAGAAGCGGAAGCTAAGGCAAAAGCCGCCGCTGAAGCTAAAGCAAAGGCTGAAGCGGAGGCAAAAGCTAAAGCTGATGCAGAAGCTAAAGCGAAAGCCGCTGCTGAGGCAAAAGCTAAAGCTGCTACGGAAGCGAAACGTAAAGCAGATCAAGCAAGCCTAGATGATTTCTTAAATGGCGGAGATATTGGTGGCGGCAGTGCATCTAAAGGGGGAAACACAAATAAAGGTGGAACTCAAGGTAGCGGTGCTGCACTTGGCTCTGGCGATGGTGGTAAGGTTGGGGATCAATACGCAGGTGTAATTAAGAAAGAGATTCAACGTCGTTTCTTAAAAGATCCAAATTTTGCAGGAAAGGTTTGTCGTATTAAAATTCAATTAGGTCGAGATGGCACAATCTTGGGGTATCAAAAAATTTCAGGCTCTGATGATATTTGTTCAGCTGCATTAAGTGCGGTGGCTAGAACGAAAAAAGTTCCAGCTGCGCCATCAGATGAAATTTATGAAAAATATAAATCACCAATTATTGACTTTGATATTCGATAATTCTTTAGAAAAATTTATTGTTAAATTTTAAAGGTAACAAAATGAAATTATTAAAACGTTTAGTGAGCGTATTCGCGATTGTACTTACTGTTGGAAGCAATGCATTCGCTGGCGATGAAGTACGCATTGTCATTGATGAAGGGGTTGATGGTGCACGTCCTATAGCTGTTGTGCCGTTTGCAGGATCTGCACCAGAAGATATTAGTAAAATTGTTGCAGATGATTTACGTAACAGTGGTAAGTTTAATCCTATTGCGGTGTCTCAAATGCCTCAACGCCCAACTTCAGCAGCAGAGGTAAATCCTGAGGCTTGGTCGAATATTGGAATTGACGCAATTGTAATTGGACAAGTGGTTCCATCGGGTAATGGTTATAGTATTACTTATCAATTAATTGATACGGTTGGTGCATCAGGTACGCCAGGGACTGTATTAATGCAAAATAGCTATACAGTGACAAATAAATGGTTACGCTATGGCGCACATACTGTGAGTGATGAAGTTTTTGAAAAATTAACTGCGATCCGCGGTGCCTTTAGAACTCGTATCGCTTATGTTGTGCAAAAAAATGGCGGTTCGCAACCTTATGAAGTTCGTGTAGCAGATTATGATGGCTATAATCAATTTATCGTCAATCGTAGTGCCCAACCAATTATGTCTCCAGCTTGGTCTCCAGACGGTCAGCGTTTGGCTTATGTATCGTTTGAAAATAAAAAATCACAACTTGTTGTACAGGATTTAAATTCTGGCACACGTAAAGTAGTGGCATCTTTTCAAGGGCATAATGGTGCGCCAGCCTTTTCGCCAGATGGTTCTCGTTTAGCTTTTGCTTCTTCTCGTGATGGTGTTCTGAATATTTACGTTATGGGAGCAAATGGCGGTACACCTACTCAATTGACGAGTGGTGCGGGTAATAATACTGAACCAGCGTGGTCGCCAGACGGAAATTCAATTTTATTTACATCCGATAGAAGTGGTTCGCCACAAGTTTATCGAATGGATGCAAGCGGTGGTAGTGCAACAGTAGTGGGTGGTCGCGGTAGCGCACAAATTAGTGCAGATGGAAAAACACTTGTGATGATTAATGGTAACAATAATGTAGTTAAACAAGATCTCACAACAGGCGTTTCAGAGGTACTTAGTACATCTTTTCTAGGCGAAAGCCCAAGCCTCTCTCCAAATGGAATTATGATTATTTATAGTTCTACACAGGGCTTAGGAAAGGTGCTACAATTGGTTTCCGCAGATGGTCGCTTTAAGGCGAGCCTTCCAGGAAGTGATGGTCAAGTTAAATTTCCAGCTTGGTCTCCATACTTAACTAAATAAAAAACTCATTTAGGAGAAATCTAATGAACAAATTTGTTAAATCATTATTAGTTGCAGGTTCTGTAGCTGCATTAGCAGCTTGTAGTTCATCTAACAACGATGCTGCAGGCAATGGTGCTGCTCAAACTTTTGGCGGTTACTCTGTTGCTGATCTTCAACAACGTTACAATACCGTTTATTTCGGTTTTGATAAATATGACATTACTGGTGAATACGTTCAAATCTTAGACGCACACGCTGCATATTTAAATGCAACGCCAGCTGCTAAAGTATTAGTAGAAGGTAACACTGATGAACGTGGTACACCAGAATACAACATCGCATTAGGCCAACGTCGTGCAGATGCAGTTAAAGGTTATTTGGCTGGTAAAGGTGTTGATGCTGGTAAATTAGGTACCGTATCTTACGGTGAAGAAAAACCTGCAGTATTAGGTCATGATGAAGCTGCATATTCTAAAAACCGTCGTGCAGTGTTAGCGTACTAATTCTTAGTATTTCTAATACTTGAAAAACAGGATCCATTTTTTATTGGATTCTGTTTTGTTTTCATCGTTTGTAATTTAACCAATTAGCTTGAACGAATGAATTTATTCTTTCGATTCTAGAGCAAATGCGTTATCATAAATCCATTAATACAGTGGGTCGTTAGCTCAGTCGGTAGAGCAGCGGACTTTTAATCCGTTGGTCGAAGGTTCGAATCCTTCACGACCCACCACTCTCTGATTTAGTTGTCCAGTTGGGTTGTTAGCTCAGTTGGTAGAGTAGCGGACTCTTAATCCGTCAGTCGAGAGTTCGAGTCTCTCACAACCCACCATTTTTATTATTCATCTCTAATATTTTAAGTTTCTTTAATTTGCTTAAATTCTTGACTATTTTTAGCGGTTATTGTGGTAGAATACCCTTAAATTTTAGTCGGGCATCATTATGTTGGAAAATATTCGTATTGTTTTAATTGAAACTTCGCACAGTGGTAATATTGGTTCTGCGGCTAGAGCAATGAAAACGATGGGATTGACCCAGCTTTGTCTTGTTTCACCTAAATCTGTTGATGAACAATCTTATGCCCTTTCAGCTGGCGCAGAAAATATTGTAAAAAATGCTAGGGTTGTCGATAGTTTTGATGAAGCCGTCGATGATTGCTCTTTGGTAATTGGAACAAGTGCTCGCTTACGTCATTTACAAAATACATTGATCGAGCCTCGAGAATGCGCAGAGAAAGTTGTAGCGTATAAAGGCAAGATAGCTATTGTGTTTGGTCGTGAGCGTATTGGATTAACCAATGAAGAACTGCTGAAATGTCATTACCACTTGAATATTCCAGCGAATCCTGATTATTCTTCTTTAAATTTAGCAATGGCTGTGCAGCTGGTAAGTTATGAATTGCGTATGGCTTTCTTAGTTCAAAATAATAAGAAAAATTCACTTTCTTTAATAGAGAAAAACTATCCAACAACAGATCAGTTAGCTTATTTTTTTGACTACACAGAACGTATATATCAGTCTCTTGGATTTATTCAAAATCAAGGAGTTATGCGTAAATTAAAGCGTTTATACTATCGTGCAAAATTAGAGAAAAACGAATTAAATATTTTAAATGGTATGCTAAGTGCGGTTGAAAAACGAATTGATTTAACAAAAGAGAATAATTGACTAAATTAGTCAGATATGTAAGTATTGCGCAATTAATTTTTAGGGATTCTTTATGAAACTTACATCGAAAGGTCGTTATGCAGTTACAGCCGTTTTAGATATTGCTTTAAATGCAGATGGCGGGCCTGTAAGCCTTGCGGATATTTCTGAACGCCAACATATTTCCTTATCTTATTTAGAGCAACTTTTTGCTAAATTACGTAAAGATGGTTTAGTCAAAAGTGTTCGCGGGCCAGGAGGTGGTTATCAGTTAGGGCTACCAAGTGAACAAATTTCTGTAGGAATGATTATTGCGGCAGTAAATGAAAATATTCACGTAACGAAATGTCTGGGGCGTGAAAATTGTAAAAATGGTGTGGAATGTTTAACTCACGAACTTTGGGAAGATTTAAGTTTACGTATTGAAAGTTTTTTAAATGAGATTACGTTAGCAGAGCTGGTAAATAAGCGTAATGTAAAACGTCAATCTCATCGTGATTTTAGTAATTTATTAGTTAATCAATAAAAAGGATAAGCAGTATATTTTTTAATAAAAAAGTGCGGTTATATTTAGCATAATTTAGGAGTGAAAATGAAATTACCTATTTATTTAGACTACGCAGCGACCTGTCCAGTCGATGAACGTGTTGCGAAAAAAATGATGGCGTTTCTAACCATCGATGGCACATTTGGTAATCCAGCCTCTCGCTCACATAAATTTGGTTGGCAAGCAGAAGAAGCTGTTGATATTGCGCGTAATCAAATCGCTGATCTCATTGGTGCAGATTCTCGTGAAATTGTCTTTACTTCTGGTGCGACAGAATCCGACAACCTCGCTATTAAAGGTGCGGCGCATTTCTATCAAACTAAAGGTAAACACATTATTACCTGTAAAACTGAACATAAAGCAGTGTTAGATACTTGCCGTCAATTAGAAAGAGAAGGTTTTGAAGTCACTTATTTGTCTCCAGAAGCTGATGGTTTAATTGATTTAGAAAAATTCAAAGCTGCGCTTCGTCCAGATACAATTCTAGCTTCAATTATGCACGCTAATAATGAAATTGGTGTGTTACAAGATATTAAAGCTATTGGCGAACTTTGTCGTGCAAATAAAACAATTTTCCATGTGGATGCAACTCAAAGTGTTGGTAAAGTTGAAATTAATTTGGAAGAATTAGCTGTTGATTTAATGTCGATGTCTAGCCATAAACTTTACGGGCCAAAAGGTGTTGGCGCATTGTATGTTCGTCGTAAACCTCGCATACGTTTAGAGGCGATTATTCATGGTGGTGGTCACGAACGTGGTATGCGTTCAGGTACATTACCTGTTCATCAAATCGTAGGAATGGGAGAGGCATATCGAATTGCAAAAGAAGAAATGGCATCAGAAATGCCACGCTTAAAAGCACTTCGTGATCGTTTATATAATGGCTTAAAAGATATTGAAGAAACTTATGTAAATGGTTCAATGGAACATCGTTTAGATAGCAATTTAAATATTAGTTTTAACTATGTTGAGGGAGAGTCCTTAATGATGGCGTTGCGCGATATTGCTGTCTCTTCTGGTTCTGCTTGTACATCTGCTAGCTTAGAGCCATCTTATGTATTGCGTGCACTTGGCTTAAATGATGAATTGGCGCACAGTTCAATTCGTTTCACATTAGGTCGTTATACTACTGAAGAAGAAATTGATTACACAATTAATTTAATGAAGGGCGCGGTAGAAAAACTTCGTGCATTATCGCCATTATGGGATATGTTTAAAGAAGGTATTGATTTAAATACCATTGAGTGGTCAGCTCACTAATATTTAGTTGCCATTATCTGACAATGGCATTCACTAGAATTGAAAAAAGGAAAGTTAAAATGGCTTATAGCGAAAAAGTAATTGATCATTATGAAAATCCACGTAATGTGGGATCATTGGATAAAAAAGATAGCAATGTTGGTACTGGAATGGTTGGTGCGCCAGCTTGTGGTGATGTTATGCAACTACAAATCAAAGTAGATGATAATGG
Proteins encoded:
- the iscR gene encoding Fe-S cluster assembly transcriptional regulator IscR, which codes for MKLTSKGRYAVTAVLDIALNADGGPVSLADISERQHISLSYLEQLFAKLRKDGLVKSVRGPGGGYQLGLPSEQISVGMIIAAVNENIHVTKCLGRENCKNGVECLTHELWEDLSLRIESFLNEITLAELVNKRNVKRQSHRDFSNLLVNQ
- the tolB gene encoding Tol-Pal system beta propeller repeat protein TolB encodes the protein MKLLKRLVSVFAIVLTVGSNAFAGDEVRIVIDEGVDGARPIAVVPFAGSAPEDISKIVADDLRNSGKFNPIAVSQMPQRPTSAAEVNPEAWSNIGIDAIVIGQVVPSGNGYSITYQLIDTVGASGTPGTVLMQNSYTVTNKWLRYGAHTVSDEVFEKLTAIRGAFRTRIAYVVQKNGGSQPYEVRVADYDGYNQFIVNRSAQPIMSPAWSPDGQRLAYVSFENKKSQLVVQDLNSGTRKVVASFQGHNGAPAFSPDGSRLAFASSRDGVLNIYVMGANGGTPTQLTSGAGNNTEPAWSPDGNSILFTSDRSGSPQVYRMDASGGSATVVGGRGSAQISADGKTLVMINGNNNVVKQDLTTGVSEVLSTSFLGESPSLSPNGIMIIYSSTQGLGKVLQLVSADGRFKASLPGSDGQVKFPAWSPYLTK
- the trmJ gene encoding tRNA (cytosine(32)/uridine(32)-2'-O)-methyltransferase TrmJ; protein product: MLENIRIVLIETSHSGNIGSAARAMKTMGLTQLCLVSPKSVDEQSYALSAGAENIVKNARVVDSFDEAVDDCSLVIGTSARLRHLQNTLIEPRECAEKVVAYKGKIAIVFGRERIGLTNEELLKCHYHLNIPANPDYSSLNLAMAVQLVSYELRMAFLVQNNKKNSLSLIEKNYPTTDQLAYFFDYTERIYQSLGFIQNQGVMRKLKRLYYRAKLEKNELNILNGMLSAVEKRIDLTKENN
- a CDS encoding IscS subfamily cysteine desulfurase, whose protein sequence is MKLPIYLDYAATCPVDERVAKKMMAFLTIDGTFGNPASRSHKFGWQAEEAVDIARNQIADLIGADSREIVFTSGATESDNLAIKGAAHFYQTKGKHIITCKTEHKAVLDTCRQLEREGFEVTYLSPEADGLIDLEKFKAALRPDTILASIMHANNEIGVLQDIKAIGELCRANKTIFHVDATQSVGKVEINLEELAVDLMSMSSHKLYGPKGVGALYVRRKPRIRLEAIIHGGGHERGMRSGTLPVHQIVGMGEAYRIAKEEMASEMPRLKALRDRLYNGLKDIEETYVNGSMEHRLDSNLNISFNYVEGESLMMALRDIAVSSGSACTSASLEPSYVLRALGLNDELAHSSIRFTLGRYTTEEEIDYTINLMKGAVEKLRALSPLWDMFKEGIDLNTIEWSAH
- the pal gene encoding peptidoglycan-associated lipoprotein Pal, coding for MNKFVKSLLVAGSVAALAACSSSNNDAAGNGAAQTFGGYSVADLQQRYNTVYFGFDKYDITGEYVQILDAHAAYLNATPAAKVLVEGNTDERGTPEYNIALGQRRADAVKGYLAGKGVDAGKLGTVSYGEEKPAVLGHDEAAYSKNRRAVLAY